The genomic stretch CGTCGTGCAGCGGGCCGCGAACGCATCCAGTAGCTCCCAGAAGCTGGCGGATTGGGTGCGAGCGGTCCGCGCGACCTAGGAGCAGGCCATGACCCCCGAGCACATCTCGACGCTGGTGGAGGCGCTCCAATGGACCCGGAGCACGTTTCCCACGCGGGGCTATGCGTATCCCGCGCTGAACACCTTCCTGAGCTACGAGGCGCTGGAGACACGCAGCGAGGTCGTGGCGCGCCGGCTGCGAGCGCGGGGGCTCCAGCGAGGTCAGCCCGTGGGCCTGCTGCTCAAGACGGGCCCCCAGTTCCTGCTGTCCTTCTTCGGCGTCCAGCGGGCGGGAGGTGTCCCGGTTCCCCTGGCCCTGACGGGCGGGAGGGATCTCTCGGGCTACTTCGAGCACCTCGCGCCCATCCTGAGGGATGGGGACATCCAGTGGCTGTGTGTCGAGACGTCGCTGATGGAGCTGCTCGGCGCGAGCCAGGCGCCCGAGGGGTTGCACCTGCTGTCCAGCGAGCAGCTCGTCGCGGAAGGTGACGTGGGCGAGGGCCCGGAGCCCATCGCGCCCGAGCCGGAGGAACTGGCGTTCATCCAATACACCTCCGGGAGCACCGCCGCGCCCAAGGGCGTGGCCATCACCCATGCCAATGCCCTCGCGGGGCTGCGCTCCATCGTGGCGAGTGGAGGGTTCAGCTCCGAGGACGTGTTCTGTGGCTGGCTGCCCCACTTCCACGACATGGGGCTGGTGGGCATCCTGTTGACGAGCCTCTTCAATGGCTGTCAGGCGCATGTCTGGTCGCCCTACTCCTTCATCAAGGATCCCTCCGGCTGGCTGGCCTATTTCTCCAAGGTGAAGGCCACCATCTACACCGGACCGAACTTCTCCTATGCCTGGCTGTGCGACGGCGTGGAGCCCGGAGAGGTCGCGGCGCTCGATCTGTCCTCGGTGCGCCTGGCCGTCAACGGCGCGGAGGCGGTGGATGCGCGGCTGATGGAGGCCTTCGCCGACAAGTTCGCCCCCGCCGGGCTGCGGCCCGAGGCGCTCTACCCCGTCTATGGGCTGGCGGAGGCGGTCCTCGCCGCGACCTTCCCCGCGGTGGGCGAGCCGGTGCACGTGGACTGGGTGGATCGCGCGGCCCTGGGCAATGACCGGGAGGTGCGCCGGGTGGAGCGCTCGGCGCCGGGGAGCCGGGGCGTGGTGGCCCTGGGCCGGCCCGTGGAGGGCCTCCAACTGCGCATCGTGGGAGAGGACGGAGCGGTCCTCGGCGAGGACCGGGTGGGAGAGCTCCAACTCCTCGGGCCCGCCGTCATGCGGGGCTACTACCGCAACCCCAAGCTCACGGCCAACATCTTCCAGGAGGGATGGCTGCGCACGGGAGACCTGGGCTACCAGAAGGCCGGCCGCCTCTACGTCGTCGGCAGGGCGAAGGACGTGCTCAAGCAGGCGGGAGAGAGCTACTACCCCGAGGACATCGAGGCCGTGGTCCGTCCCCTGGAGGGCGTCCACCGGGGAGGCTGCGTCGCCTTCGTGGGAGGGCCCCTGGGCGAGGAGCGCATCATCTGCCTGGCGGAGACGGGGCTGCGGGAGCCGGCCGAGCTCGAGGGCCTGGCCCGGGAGATCGGCAAGGTGGTCCGCCGCAAGGTGGGCCTCGCGAGCCTCGAGGTGCTGCTCGTGAGGAAGAGCTCCATCGCCCGGACGACGAGCGGCAAGTTGCAGCGCCACGTCATGAAGCGCAGGAGCCAGGGGCCGAGGGATGCGTCCCTGCTGTTCCAGCTCCGCCTCTGAGGCGCGGCTTCACCCTTCGTGCCCGCGCGTGTCCATGAGGACGGCGCCGCTCATGGCCGGAACTTGCGCGGCAGCAGGGTATAGGTGGCCAGGGCGGACGCCACGTGCCGGCCGCCCTCGGTCCGCGCATCCATCCGGGCGTGGAACAACTCACTGCCCTTCTTGAGCAGCTCGCCCGTGGCGATCACCCGCTCGTGCGAGGCGACCTCCAGGAAGTTCACCTTGAACTCCGCCGTGACGAGCCAATAGCCCTCGCTCCGCGTGGCACAGGCGAACCAGCCCACACCGTCGAGCACGGTCGCGATGATGCCTCCGTGGATGCAGCCCGCGCCGTTGTTGTAACGGTCATCCGGCTCGAGCGCGAGCCGCGCCTGCCCCGGTGCCAGCTCCTCGAGGGTCTGCTTCACGAAGCTCAGCGCGGGCGTGCGCTCGAAGAGTCTGCGGAGCGAGGCGAAATACAACGCGTTGGGTGACTCGGACGTCATCGGCTCTCCCCCGGAGGCGAGTGAACGTGAAGAGGACTCGCAGTATAGGTGGCTTTTTCAAGAGACGTTGCAACCGTGCGCGGCGGCGGGCAGAAGGCGCGCGGCGGTCCACCCGTGCACCTTCGCACCCGGGCCGCCCTTCGCTGGAGGAATGATGTCCCGCACGTGGAGCATGTTGGCGGCGATGTGGCTCGTGGCCTGTGGCACGCCGTCCTCGGAAGACGAGAGGAGCGCGTCACCGGCCCGGGCCGAGGTGTCATCGCGGCAGGAGTGGGAGGGGGAGCTGGAAGTCTTCGTGGAGGACTCCCCGTCGCTCCAGCAGTCGCGTCTGAAGTACGTCCTCCATGGAGAGGGGCAGCGCCGCCCGGTGATCTTCAGCCGGGGCGAGCCGGAGGGGCTGCGCGGCGGCGTGCGGCTGAAGCTGCGCGGGCGCGAGGTGGGCCACCAGCTCCTCGCCGAGGAAGTGGAGGTGGAACGCCACGCCCAGTCCCTTCCCAGCGTCACCGCGACGTGCGGCGTCACCGGAGAGCAGCGCAGCCTGGTCATCCTGGCGGCGTTCCCGGACATGCCGAGGCCGGCCAACACGGTGGAAGCCACGCGGGAGATCTTCTTCTCCACCACGCGCCGCTCGCTGGCCGGCTACTGGCGGGAGGTGTCCGAGGGCCGCACCACGACCACGGGCGACGTGGTGGGCTGGTACACGCTGGACCGGGCCTATTCCTGCAACGAGACCGAGGCCATGCGTGACGCGGCCGTGCGGGCGGCGAACGCGGACGTGGACTTCACCCGGTATGACCGTGTCTTCATCGTCCATCCCCGGCCCCAGGCGGGTTGCTCCTATTCGGGCCAGGCCTCGCTGTCCTGCGGCTCGCTGTCGACACCGGATGGCACGGTCACCGCGTCCAGCGCGTGGCTCGTGGCCGAGGAGCTGACCCAGCACGACAGGGCCGTGGAGCTGGTGACGCACGAGGCGGGGCACAACCTCTCCCTGGGCCACGCGCGCTCGCGCGACTTCGGCGCCGAGCCGCTCGGCTACCTGGGCACCCCGGGAGCCATGGTGGAGTATGGGGACGTCTTTTCCTCCATGGGCGCGTGGAACCTGGGCCATTACGCGGCGCCACACAAGGCACGCATCGGCTGGCTGAACGCGGCCTCCGTGGCCCAGGTGGAGGGCGTGGGGGGCACCTTCACGCTCGCGCCGGTGGCGTCCTCCGGTGGGTTGAAGGCGCTCAAGATTCGCCGTGGCTCCACGAGTGGCGGCTGGCTGTGGTTGGAATACCACCAGCCGCTGGGCGCCTATGAGGGGACGCTGGACGCCCAGGCCTTTGGCGGCGCGCTCGTGCACTACGAGGATGGGGAGACGCGGGAGTACTCGGACCTGCTCGACTTCACGCCGGAGACCGCGTCCTGGAACGATCCCGTGTTGCGGCCGGGAAGGACGTGGAACGACCCCTACAGCAACCTCTCCGTGACGGTGGAGTCCGCGACGGCCGCGGGGCTCACGGTGAGCGTGAGGTATGCGCGGAAGCCGTGCGTGCGGGCACTTCCCCAGGTGAAGGTGACTCCCTTCTCGGACACGGCGTCACCCGGGGGGCGGCCGGAGTTCGAGCTCGCCCTCACCAACCTGGACTCGGCGGGTTGCGGCCCGAGCACCTTCCAGCTCTCGCCCATCATCCCCAGCGGCTGGAGCGCCGATCCCCTGCCCTCGCAAGTCACGGTCGACGCGTCCAGCACGGCCTACATGACCCTCCAGACGTACGTGCCCTACCGCATGGAGCTCGGACTCTACACGGCGGGCGTGAGCGTCACCCGGGACGGCCACACGGTGGAGGGCACGAGCACGGTGAAGCTCGTCGAGCGCTGCATCCTGACGCCGCCCACGCTCGTGCTCTCTCCGGCGACACGGACGGCGGCTCCGGACTCGGCGGTCACCTGGACGGTGAACGTGACCAACAACGACTCCGCCTCGTGCAATTGGGTCTGGTACGACTTCGTGTCCACCCTGCCCTCGGCGTGGGAGACGACCTGGTCCGAGTGGGGCGTGAATCTCCCTCCG from Cystobacter ferrugineus encodes the following:
- a CDS encoding AMP-binding protein, which codes for MTPEHISTLVEALQWTRSTFPTRGYAYPALNTFLSYEALETRSEVVARRLRARGLQRGQPVGLLLKTGPQFLLSFFGVQRAGGVPVPLALTGGRDLSGYFEHLAPILRDGDIQWLCVETSLMELLGASQAPEGLHLLSSEQLVAEGDVGEGPEPIAPEPEELAFIQYTSGSTAAPKGVAITHANALAGLRSIVASGGFSSEDVFCGWLPHFHDMGLVGILLTSLFNGCQAHVWSPYSFIKDPSGWLAYFSKVKATIYTGPNFSYAWLCDGVEPGEVAALDLSSVRLAVNGAEAVDARLMEAFADKFAPAGLRPEALYPVYGLAEAVLAATFPAVGEPVHVDWVDRAALGNDREVRRVERSAPGSRGVVALGRPVEGLQLRIVGEDGAVLGEDRVGELQLLGPAVMRGYYRNPKLTANIFQEGWLRTGDLGYQKAGRLYVVGRAKDVLKQAGESYYPEDIEAVVRPLEGVHRGGCVAFVGGPLGEERIICLAETGLREPAELEGLAREIGKVVRRKVGLASLEVLLVRKSSIARTTSGKLQRHVMKRRSQGPRDASLLFQLRL
- a CDS encoding PaaI family thioesterase; this encodes MTSESPNALYFASLRRLFERTPALSFVKQTLEELAPGQARLALEPDDRYNNGAGCIHGGIIATVLDGVGWFACATRSEGYWLVTAEFKVNFLEVASHERVIATGELLKKGSELFHARMDARTEGGRHVASALATYTLLPRKFRP